A genomic stretch from Chitinophagaceae bacterium includes:
- a CDS encoding serine/threonine protein kinase yields MILNKYQTYGQIQKRGYSLTAQVENENGEVFFAKWISGIKRNSQPSKILFDKLRHLKKAVHPSLPNIVEYEWDESKDAYCIIFEYKNAQSLEERIWDIKPTFFLKGIEQIISCLQQLQQNHRLSHGDITPANILVDENLDFYLIDFGISDISSTLSQEQNLEIFAKEFAAPEKWNRKIPRGFPYQTDIYSMGKVTEWYFGQKDLTEYHDIKLLIDSTCRQEPSSRINYNSLSELLGRISSTIVFDNENVVFVTDGNKDILNELNNPEIRPKFDVSPKSGDNILLDIATENYWLHCLWLIGEQKLLIRSSERKEQNPSKYSRVQKYGVDFGLPLNFSEPSYSYRPSFNLTTILKKAQKEKQHEGEYRKGKIEINKELLFFKELLEKELKVLEENSLRLRYDTFEKKGEFEIWFKIQENEKYSRNGHIFSHIDKATPPNPEEFEYILSQTADKKQMKEPLKFSGVAFDFNTKSRVFKFKDCERLDFEKIPKNGYLFENISKQEEEKKRQQEAIRKVEYNEVQNRDLIHFLFNPTDLQGKYLEQYELEKVFQTDKEGTKLSYSSNQTRAILNAIQREPLTVIQGPPGTGKTTVITEIVFQILDKNPDAKILITSQTNDAVDNVLDNLLEKEIPIVRLSGVRKPKQSLKKHTLERKIEGWKEEVKKKAQNEWKKLETNFLQEIEKENVLLKSIVNILIDKKDWKTKKAQIEKLLERIKGFESINNSLQNQDTLLNALDKQTNCGILSFFRKLQIQIDWLAAISSLDENSTVNQKLIDSIRVIGATTNHIASKKYAKYNFEFDYVIMDESGKATTAEALIPIVLAEKLVLVGDHRQLRPMLTANREVEKWLRNKFKSDSDDFDSWDDYFNRPSIFEQVITRIDEDFKSQLEECRRMPEDAVLLTSKCFYEPYNERIEPIKRTKDKEHNLDIKVDSSIIFLDIGNTHKSEIDSSGSSRNKLSSSFIPKLILELDKYDKVKDYSLGVITGYTAQLREIKKIVRKELYNKQLKRIKTSDIAISVVDKFQGLEKDIIIFDLVRSQQNTLGFLANANRINVALSRHKKLLIIIGNYDWLVQVKSNSNNDCTPSIPPLQKYLKEIKKEWIVKNIQQIF; encoded by the coding sequence ATGATACTAAACAAGTACCAGACATACGGACAAATTCAAAAAAGGGGCTACTCATTGACAGCGCAAGTTGAAAATGAAAATGGTGAAGTTTTTTTTGCGAAATGGATAAGTGGCATAAAGCGAAACTCTCAACCAAGTAAAATCTTATTTGACAAACTTCGACACTTAAAGAAAGCGGTACATCCATCGTTACCAAATATTGTTGAATACGAATGGGATGAAAGTAAAGACGCTTACTGTATTATTTTTGAATACAAAAATGCTCAATCACTCGAAGAACGAATTTGGGACATTAAGCCAACTTTCTTTCTTAAAGGAATAGAGCAGATTATCAGCTGTCTTCAACAACTCCAACAAAATCACAGATTATCGCACGGAGACATAACTCCTGCAAACATATTAGTAGATGAAAATCTTGATTTTTATCTGATTGACTTTGGTATTTCCGATATATCATCAACATTAAGTCAAGAACAAAACCTCGAAATTTTTGCCAAAGAATTTGCAGCACCTGAAAAATGGAATAGAAAAATACCAAGAGGTTTTCCATACCAAACTGACATTTATTCAATGGGGAAAGTAACTGAATGGTATTTCGGACAAAAAGACCTTACAGAATACCATGACATTAAACTATTAATAGATAGCACTTGCAGACAAGAACCATCTAGCAGAATTAACTATAACTCTTTATCCGAATTATTAGGAAGAATTTCCTCAACTATTGTTTTCGACAATGAAAACGTTGTTTTTGTTACTGATGGCAATAAAGATATATTGAATGAGTTAAATAATCCAGAAATAAGACCCAAGTTTGATGTTAGTCCTAAATCAGGGGATAACATTTTACTTGATATTGCAACAGAAAACTATTGGCTTCATTGTCTGTGGCTCATTGGTGAACAGAAACTTCTAATTAGAAGTAGTGAACGCAAAGAACAAAATCCATCAAAATACTCAAGAGTGCAGAAATACGGAGTAGATTTCGGACTGCCTTTGAATTTTTCAGAACCTTCATATTCATACCGGCCAAGTTTTAATCTAACAACAATCTTAAAGAAGGCACAGAAGGAAAAACAACACGAAGGAGAATACAGAAAAGGGAAAATTGAGATCAATAAAGAACTTCTTTTTTTCAAAGAACTACTTGAAAAAGAATTGAAAGTCTTGGAAGAAAATTCTCTGAGATTGAGATATGACACTTTTGAAAAGAAAGGAGAATTTGAAATTTGGTTTAAAATTCAAGAGAACGAAAAGTATTCCAGGAACGGACATATATTTTCTCACATTGACAAAGCAACACCACCAAACCCAGAAGAATTTGAATACATTTTGAGTCAAACGGCTGATAAAAAGCAAATGAAAGAGCCTTTGAAATTTTCGGGTGTTGCTTTTGACTTTAATACAAAAAGTAGAGTGTTCAAATTCAAAGATTGTGAGCGTTTAGACTTTGAGAAAATACCCAAAAATGGGTATCTCTTTGAGAACATAAGTAAACAAGAAGAAGAAAAAAAGCGGCAACAGGAAGCAATAAGAAAAGTTGAATATAATGAAGTTCAAAACAGAGATTTAATTCACTTCTTATTTAATCCAACGGACTTGCAAGGAAAATATTTAGAGCAATATGAACTTGAAAAAGTCTTTCAAACAGATAAAGAAGGAACTAAATTAAGTTATAGTTCAAACCAAACTAGAGCAATTTTAAATGCGATTCAAAGAGAACCATTAACCGTAATACAAGGTCCTCCGGGAACAGGTAAGACCACAGTAATTACAGAAATTGTATTTCAAATTCTAGACAAAAATCCTGATGCAAAAATCCTCATTACATCACAGACAAATGATGCTGTTGACAATGTATTGGATAACCTTTTAGAAAAAGAAATTCCAATAGTTCGATTGAGTGGAGTAAGAAAACCTAAACAATCATTAAAAAAGCACACTTTAGAACGAAAAATTGAAGGTTGGAAAGAAGAAGTTAAGAAAAAAGCACAAAACGAATGGAAAAAATTGGAAACCAACTTTCTTCAAGAAATTGAAAAAGAAAATGTATTGCTCAAATCAATAGTGAATATTCTGATTGATAAAAAAGATTGGAAAACCAAAAAAGCACAAATAGAGAAATTGCTCGAACGCATTAAAGGATTTGAAAGTATAAACAACTCACTTCAAAATCAAGACACCTTACTTAATGCTCTTGACAAACAAACTAATTGCGGAATTTTATCTTTTTTCAGAAAACTGCAAATTCAAATTGATTGGCTTGCTGCTATAAGTTCATTAGATGAGAATAGCACCGTAAATCAAAAACTGATTGATAGTATTAGAGTTATTGGAGCAACAACAAATCATATCGCATCAAAAAAATATGCTAAGTACAACTTTGAGTTTGATTATGTGATAATGGATGAGAGCGGAAAGGCAACAACCGCAGAAGCATTGATTCCAATTGTTTTAGCTGAAAAATTGGTTTTAGTTGGAGACCATAGACAATTAAGACCAATGCTTACCGCAAACCGTGAAGTTGAAAAATGGCTAAGAAATAAATTCAAATCAGATTCAGATGATTTTGACAGTTGGGATGATTACTTCAATAGACCAAGTATTTTTGAGCAAGTCATTACTCGAATAGATGAAGATTTCAAAAGCCAACTCGAAGAATGTAGAAGAATGCCCGAAGATGCCGTTCTACTTACCTCTAAATGTTTCTATGAGCCATATAATGAACGAATTGAGCCTATCAAGAGAACTAAGGATAAAGAACATAACCTTGACATTAAAGTGGACAGCTCCATTATATTTTTAGATATTGGTAATACTCATAAAAGCGAAATTGATAGTAGTGGTTCGTCTCGTAATAAATTAAGCTCAAGTTTTATCCCAAAATTGATTTTGGAGCTAGATAAGTATGACAAAGTCAAAGACTATTCTCTTGGAGTCATAACAGGTTATACGGCACAGTTAAGAGAGATTAAAAAAATTGTTCGGAAAGAGCTTTATAACAAGCAACTTAAAAGAATTAAAACATCTGATATAGCTATTTCGGTTGTTGACAAATTTCAAGGCTTAGAAAAGGATATTATCATTTTTGATTTAGTTAGAAGCCAGCAAAACACGCTAGGATTTTTAGCTAATGCAAACAGAATAAATGTGGCACTTTCGAGACATAAAAAACTACTCATTATCATTGGGAATTATGATTGGCTTGTTCAAGTAAAGTCAAATTCAAACAATGATTGTACTCCTTCTATTCCACCTCTTCAAAAATACTTAAAGGAGATAAAAAAGGAGTGGATTGTGAAAAATATTCAACAGATATTCTAA